A genomic segment from Comamonas terrigena NBRC 13299 encodes:
- the bcsZ gene encoding cellulose synthase complex periplasmic endoglucanase BcsZ encodes MHKPSHSLLHRRHWLQWVGASAALSAVPGSQAASSTAVEASWPRFAQQFMQADGRVVSDDGKLSLTYSEGQSYALFFALVANDRRRFDTLLHWTRDNLSQGDLGQHLPAWLWGRQDDGAWGVIDSNSASDADLWIAYTLLQAGRLWRYRPYTAQGRTLAALIWQKEVAQLPGLGPSLLPGAQGFVQQPGQRWRLNPSYLPLQVLQALALEMQEPGWQQLADASLDLLVRSAPAGISPDWTLYDSQLGFLTDETDTEAQGRGGYNAIRTYLWAGMLHPQAPGRAQLLRTLAPMAAIVERDQAPPEYIHPRTLEISGPGPSGFSAAMMPFLQAQGASRALDAQRQRLQAQPLRPTAYYEQCLALFGQGWMRKDYAFTPQGQLQLPWYKA; translated from the coding sequence ATGCATAAGCCCTCCCACAGCCTGTTGCACCGCCGGCACTGGCTGCAATGGGTGGGAGCCAGTGCCGCACTGTCCGCCGTGCCCGGGAGCCAGGCCGCCAGCTCCACGGCCGTGGAGGCCAGCTGGCCGCGCTTTGCGCAGCAGTTCATGCAGGCCGATGGACGGGTGGTCTCGGACGACGGCAAGCTGTCACTCACCTATTCCGAAGGCCAGAGCTATGCGCTGTTCTTTGCCCTGGTGGCCAACGACCGCCGCCGCTTCGACACCCTGCTGCACTGGACCCGCGACAACCTCAGCCAGGGCGATCTGGGCCAGCATCTGCCGGCCTGGCTGTGGGGTCGGCAGGACGACGGCGCCTGGGGCGTGATCGACAGCAATTCCGCATCCGATGCCGACCTGTGGATTGCCTACACCCTGCTGCAGGCCGGGCGCCTGTGGCGCTACCGACCCTACACCGCCCAGGGCCGCACGCTGGCAGCGCTGATCTGGCAAAAGGAAGTGGCCCAACTGCCCGGGCTGGGCCCCAGCCTGCTGCCGGGAGCGCAAGGGTTTGTGCAGCAGCCGGGCCAACGCTGGCGGCTCAACCCCAGCTACCTGCCGCTGCAGGTCCTGCAGGCACTGGCCCTGGAGATGCAGGAACCAGGCTGGCAGCAACTGGCCGATGCCTCGCTGGACCTGCTGGTGCGCAGCGCCCCGGCAGGCATCTCGCCGGACTGGACGCTGTACGACAGCCAGCTGGGCTTTCTGACCGACGAGACCGACACAGAGGCCCAGGGCCGTGGCGGCTACAACGCCATCCGCACCTACCTGTGGGCCGGCATGCTGCATCCGCAGGCACCGGGGCGCGCACAGTTGCTGCGGACCCTGGCACCGATGGCAGCCATCGTCGAGCGTGACCAGGCCCCGCCCGAATACATCCACCCGCGCACGCTGGAAATCAGCGGCCCCGGCCCGTCCGGCTTCAGTGCCGCCATGATGCCCTTTCTGCAGGCCCAGGGCGCCAGCCGCGCCCTCGATGCCCAGCGCCAGCGGTTGCAGGCACAGCCGCTGCGGCCCACGGCCTATTACGAACAATGCCTGGCACTGTTCGGCCAGGGCTGGATGCGCAAGGACTATGCCTTCACCCCCCAGGGACAGTTGCAACTGCCTTGGTACAAGGCTTAG
- a CDS encoding cellulose synthase subunit BcsC-related outer membrane protein — MQRRPTSPWYWAAAIGVWACAAIPAAPAQTRSAGDLTAEAEIIRSAQLWISKHRTDLARQHIEKLLLVHPDSAWGHATLGDIALREGKADEARAQLELLRRQFPQHPATKELSLLSRLMGPDSQKLATMRLMAQAGRLQEAATLARSLFPDGPPTSGSMALEYYQIVSSVAPEDDTALDRALQQQYTQTGDVRYRILALQRQLRHGSTTPALLNEMARLADQPGTDEQAVRSLWSWAIDKLPWNATPAAAQAYLQRYPQDTAMQQHLAKAHAALGGSTGGTVAPASPGGAVRAEANAAPPAPPPPSPTQLALRTADRALDRKDLPAADAAYRRALQLSPRNAEALGGLGIVAMRQSQHAEAAEFFAQALAVEPVAKWRGLRDTARFWALLARGNEALDAGDTATAAQMAEQALALQPTNPEALGLQANTLQARGQPQQAEQAWLALRQAHPDHMPAVRALVGMYLEQNRSRDAEQLLAQLPPATAAEAAGLRADLLQAQAEAALAQNQPVQAMELLETALPLAPDNAWLRHRLARTYLQQKQPALANAVMADGVALAPTDPDMRQARALIWLAQDQPDAALEDMQAIAPAQRSPSQTLLLQEARRQVLIAQALAQADAGQRQALLAQAENLIDQDPDAIRQVANAWFDIGQPEQAVALWERQRTHLPATPALDLAYAQALDRARADTRLTAILPGLLDRSDWAPEDNASLLELQSGLEERRIADLHGQGRITAARALARDVPLREGPGITPAHTAAARARLHMAALDSAAALPLLQQAVAADPQNFDLQVDTGNAWVLAGDSHQALPHAEAAQAMAPQQAAWRKLALVRLWQRMGRMDEAQAVLDTVARDPQADRTELLLHGARLQRAQRHYAQASQLFGQALDGMASASAAERLNVETQRQQIESRRQAWVESGLTRLHKSGTDGISTLNGWEWANVAWIPRGYEGPQFVHVDRVSLNAGRLANFDPAFFNSGDIDDLPDVARFGQLGASAVRAQDSQQGGDFLQRYAQSGWRTQSARGYNIGTGHDGDDFGWDLGLTGIGMPVTNVVGGLRWSLPTATDTSWTLRLERRPVTGSLLSYAGARDPVTGQTWGGVVLNTASARIAGETDTGWDLSAQASWGLYTGKNVASNQRMQVRTTAGTDVWRTPFQRVYAGATLTATAHTRDLSEYSWGHGGYYSPKRSLSLAFPVEWTGREGAWTWRVKASVSLSQTASSTSPLYPRPVQIPPAWQALASDLGYRSAGGSGTGWSFAATLERQVTPNLALGGHLSLDRSDYYAPTNVMLYARYYFDPVRTPLVNYPRPVTPYSQF; from the coding sequence ATGCAACGCCGTCCCACCTCCCCCTGGTACTGGGCTGCAGCGATCGGCGTCTGGGCCTGCGCTGCCATCCCCGCCGCCCCCGCGCAGACCCGTTCCGCCGGCGATCTCACGGCCGAAGCGGAGATCATCCGCAGCGCGCAGCTGTGGATCAGCAAGCACCGCACCGACCTGGCCCGCCAGCACATCGAAAAGCTGCTGCTGGTGCACCCCGATTCGGCCTGGGGCCACGCCACCCTCGGCGATATTGCGCTGCGCGAAGGCAAGGCCGACGAAGCCCGGGCCCAGCTGGAGCTGCTGCGCCGGCAATTCCCCCAGCACCCGGCCACCAAGGAGTTGAGCCTGCTTTCACGCCTGATGGGGCCGGACAGCCAGAAGCTGGCCACCATGCGGCTGATGGCCCAGGCCGGCCGCCTGCAGGAGGCCGCCACGCTGGCGCGCTCGCTGTTCCCGGACGGCCCTCCTACCTCGGGCTCGATGGCGCTGGAGTACTACCAGATCGTCAGCAGCGTCGCACCGGAAGACGACACCGCACTGGACCGCGCACTGCAGCAGCAATACACCCAGACCGGCGATGTGCGCTACCGCATCCTGGCCCTGCAACGCCAGCTGCGGCACGGCTCGACCACGCCGGCCCTGCTCAATGAAATGGCCCGCTTGGCGGACCAGCCCGGCACCGACGAACAGGCCGTTCGCAGCCTGTGGAGCTGGGCCATCGACAAACTGCCCTGGAACGCCACCCCCGCCGCAGCCCAGGCCTATCTGCAGCGCTACCCGCAGGACACGGCCATGCAGCAACACCTGGCCAAGGCCCATGCCGCCCTTGGCGGCAGCACCGGTGGCACGGTTGCCCCTGCCAGCCCAGGTGGTGCAGTCAGGGCAGAAGCCAACGCCGCACCGCCCGCGCCGCCGCCGCCTTCCCCCACCCAGCTGGCACTTCGCACGGCCGACCGCGCGCTGGACCGCAAGGATTTGCCGGCAGCCGACGCCGCGTACCGCCGCGCCTTGCAACTGTCGCCGCGCAATGCCGAAGCACTGGGCGGGCTGGGCATCGTCGCCATGCGGCAAAGCCAGCATGCCGAGGCCGCCGAATTCTTTGCCCAGGCCCTGGCCGTCGAACCCGTGGCCAAGTGGCGCGGGCTGCGCGACACCGCCCGCTTCTGGGCGCTGCTGGCCCGCGGCAATGAGGCATTGGATGCCGGTGACACCGCCACCGCCGCGCAGATGGCCGAGCAGGCCCTGGCGCTTCAGCCCACCAACCCCGAGGCCCTGGGCCTCCAGGCCAACACCCTGCAAGCCCGCGGCCAGCCCCAACAGGCCGAACAGGCCTGGCTGGCGCTGCGGCAAGCCCACCCCGACCACATGCCTGCGGTACGCGCCCTGGTGGGCATGTACCTGGAGCAAAACCGCAGCCGTGATGCCGAGCAATTGCTGGCCCAGCTCCCCCCGGCCACGGCGGCCGAGGCGGCCGGCCTGCGCGCCGATCTGCTGCAGGCACAGGCCGAAGCCGCCCTGGCCCAGAACCAGCCCGTGCAGGCCATGGAGCTGCTGGAGACGGCCTTGCCACTGGCACCCGACAACGCCTGGCTGCGCCACCGGCTGGCACGCACCTATCTGCAGCAGAAACAGCCCGCCCTGGCCAACGCTGTGATGGCCGATGGCGTGGCCCTCGCCCCCACGGATCCCGACATGCGCCAGGCCCGCGCCCTGATCTGGCTGGCCCAGGACCAACCGGATGCGGCCCTGGAAGACATGCAGGCCATTGCGCCGGCGCAGCGTTCACCTTCGCAGACCCTGTTGCTGCAGGAAGCCCGGCGGCAGGTGCTGATCGCCCAGGCCCTGGCCCAGGCCGATGCCGGGCAGCGCCAGGCACTGCTGGCCCAGGCGGAAAACCTGATCGACCAGGACCCCGATGCCATACGCCAGGTGGCCAATGCCTGGTTCGACATTGGCCAGCCCGAACAGGCCGTGGCCCTGTGGGAGCGCCAGCGCACCCACCTGCCCGCCACGCCGGCGCTGGACCTGGCCTACGCCCAGGCACTGGACCGCGCCCGTGCCGACACCCGCCTGACCGCCATCCTGCCAGGTCTGCTGGACCGCAGCGATTGGGCCCCCGAAGACAATGCCAGCCTGCTGGAACTGCAGTCCGGCCTGGAAGAGCGCCGCATTGCCGACCTGCACGGCCAGGGCCGGATCACCGCCGCCAGGGCTCTGGCGCGCGACGTGCCGCTGCGCGAAGGCCCGGGCATCACCCCGGCGCACACCGCTGCCGCCCGTGCACGCCTGCACATGGCCGCCCTGGACAGCGCCGCCGCCCTGCCGCTGCTGCAGCAGGCGGTGGCGGCCGATCCGCAGAACTTCGATCTGCAGGTGGACACGGGCAATGCCTGGGTCCTGGCCGGCGACAGTCACCAGGCCTTGCCCCATGCCGAAGCCGCACAGGCCATGGCCCCCCAGCAGGCCGCCTGGCGCAAGCTGGCGCTGGTACGGCTGTGGCAGCGCATGGGCCGCATGGACGAAGCCCAGGCCGTGCTGGACACCGTGGCCCGCGACCCGCAGGCCGACCGCACCGAGCTGCTGCTGCATGGTGCCCGCCTGCAGCGGGCACAGCGCCATTACGCCCAAGCCTCCCAGCTGTTCGGCCAGGCACTGGACGGCATGGCATCCGCCTCGGCCGCAGAACGCCTGAATGTGGAGACGCAGCGCCAGCAGATCGAATCCCGCAGACAGGCCTGGGTGGAAAGCGGGCTGACACGGCTGCACAAATCCGGCACCGATGGCATCTCCACCCTCAACGGCTGGGAATGGGCCAATGTGGCCTGGATCCCCCGGGGCTACGAAGGGCCCCAGTTCGTGCATGTGGACCGGGTGAGCCTGAACGCCGGTCGCCTGGCCAATTTCGACCCTGCCTTCTTCAACAGCGGCGACATCGACGACCTGCCCGACGTGGCCCGTTTCGGCCAGTTGGGGGCCTCGGCCGTGCGTGCCCAGGACAGCCAGCAGGGCGGCGACTTTCTGCAGCGCTATGCCCAGAGTGGCTGGCGCACCCAGTCCGCGCGCGGCTACAACATCGGTACCGGGCATGACGGCGATGATTTCGGCTGGGACCTGGGCCTGACGGGCATCGGCATGCCGGTGACGAATGTGGTGGGGGGACTGCGCTGGAGCCTGCCCACCGCCACCGACACCAGCTGGACCCTGCGCCTGGAGCGCCGTCCGGTCACGGGCAGCCTGCTGTCCTATGCCGGCGCGCGCGATCCGGTGACCGGCCAGACCTGGGGCGGCGTGGTGCTCAACACCGCCAGTGCCCGGATTGCGGGCGAAACGGACACCGGCTGGGACCTGTCGGCACAGGCCAGCTGGGGCCTGTATACCGGCAAGAACGTGGCCAGCAACCAGCGCATGCAGGTCCGCACCACGGCGGGCACCGATGTCTGGCGCACCCCGTTCCAGCGCGTGTACGCCGGCGCCACCCTGACCGCCACGGCCCACACCCGCGACCTGTCCGAATACTCCTGGGGCCATGGCGGCTACTACAGCCCCAAGCGCAGCCTGTCCCTGGCATTCCCGGTGGAATGGACCGGCCGCGAAGGCGCCTGGACCTGGCGCGTCAAGGCCTCGGTCAGCCTGTCGCAAACGGCATCCAGCACCTCGCCCCTGTACCCGCGCCCGGTCCAGATCCCGCCCGCATGGCAGGCCCTGGCCTCCGACCTGGGCTACCGCAGCGCCGGCGGCTCCGGCACCGGCTGGTCGTTCGCGGCCACGCTGGAGCGGCAGGTCACGCCCAATCTGGCCCTGGGTGGACATCTGTCGCTGGACCGATCGGATTACTACGCACCCACCAATGTGATGCTGTATGCGCGTTACTACTTCGACCCCGTGCGCACGCCCCTGGTCAACTACCCGCGGCCGGTGACACCGTATTCACAGTTCTGA
- a CDS encoding BcsE family c-di-GMP-binding protein, which translates to MPASAPSSSNTLSARIGRLLTWRRLPGGPRAPAPKRPPATLAVEGLPERIAALPTRMNTAITGPDDAHFHRWQQQLLRSLLASARGVFVVADMPQAMDRLLAPADLQEALHQGRIQPWILPLEAQAHIAQRRLADLLSELHTAGLRPHHALLCTNAAGLLQRTRLVHLERMSGQWVHWARQRHRASVWCFTVEVGQPHIRSIISALARSFLYAAHLEVHATEPGLVLERWDSPQGALFNTRYGLEPGPDGLLRANGSIVRGSAARLAQAPDAEVVYATQACLNELRALPQHWNAVDNWQAAESAVQSAIGATVLLDAGTPEQFEALATLVHRLRSTHPPTLKIAVRETSAKLRSHHERALLQLGANEVFYAEMRMARVVRHVQKMRDQVYMRDLPADWKAILADFLPVPEQGYQPPARFIELVRDMLERAQRQDLNHAMVQLHLLPHVSHSMALKAYCGTRSGDLLTADAHSLWLFLYTCREVDLNPTIERLFSTPTTNLFSSQTTHSQLPGIAQQLRLLMEENEQHPLPDYSQMLGAARAMPAAAGALPPVRAALVPLVAVPPLPAVAASPEPAPAPTLIWQPHPLGRQPTSEERAP; encoded by the coding sequence ATGCCTGCATCCGCCCCTTCTTCCAGCAACACCCTGTCGGCGCGCATCGGCCGTCTGCTGACCTGGCGGCGCCTGCCCGGCGGCCCGCGTGCGCCGGCGCCCAAACGCCCGCCCGCCACACTGGCCGTGGAGGGTCTGCCCGAGCGCATCGCCGCCCTGCCCACCCGGATGAACACGGCCATCACCGGCCCGGACGATGCCCATTTCCACCGCTGGCAGCAGCAGCTGCTGCGCTCCCTGCTGGCCAGTGCGCGCGGCGTGTTTGTGGTGGCCGACATGCCCCAGGCCATGGACCGGTTGCTGGCCCCTGCCGATCTGCAGGAGGCCTTGCACCAGGGGCGCATCCAGCCCTGGATACTGCCGCTGGAGGCACAGGCCCACATCGCCCAACGCCGGCTGGCCGATCTGCTGTCCGAGCTGCACACCGCCGGACTGCGGCCACACCATGCCCTGCTGTGCACCAATGCGGCAGGCTTGCTGCAGCGCACCCGCCTGGTCCACCTGGAACGCATGAGCGGGCAATGGGTGCATTGGGCCCGCCAGCGCCACCGGGCATCGGTCTGGTGCTTCACCGTGGAAGTGGGTCAGCCTCACATCCGCTCCATCATCAGCGCCCTGGCCCGCAGCTTTCTGTATGCCGCGCACCTGGAAGTGCATGCCACCGAACCCGGCCTGGTGCTGGAGCGCTGGGACAGCCCGCAGGGCGCGCTGTTCAACACCCGCTATGGGCTGGAGCCTGGGCCCGACGGCCTGCTGCGTGCCAATGGCAGCATCGTGCGCGGCTCGGCCGCACGCCTGGCACAGGCACCGGATGCCGAGGTGGTCTATGCCACGCAAGCCTGTCTGAACGAGCTGCGCGCGCTCCCGCAGCACTGGAATGCCGTGGACAACTGGCAGGCGGCGGAAAGCGCCGTGCAGTCCGCGATCGGCGCCACGGTGCTGCTGGATGCCGGCACGCCCGAGCAGTTTGAAGCCCTGGCGACCCTGGTCCACCGCCTGCGCAGCACGCACCCGCCCACCCTGAAAATTGCCGTGCGGGAAACCAGTGCCAAGCTGCGCTCACACCACGAGCGGGCCTTGTTGCAGCTGGGTGCCAACGAGGTGTTCTACGCCGAGATGCGCATGGCCCGCGTGGTGCGCCATGTGCAGAAAATGCGCGACCAGGTCTATATGCGCGACCTGCCGGCGGACTGGAAAGCCATCCTGGCCGATTTCCTGCCCGTGCCCGAACAGGGTTACCAACCACCCGCGCGCTTCATCGAGCTGGTGCGCGACATGCTCGAGCGCGCACAGCGCCAGGATCTGAACCATGCCATGGTGCAGCTGCATCTGCTGCCGCATGTCTCGCACAGCATGGCCCTCAAGGCCTATTGCGGCACCCGCTCCGGGGATCTGCTGACCGCCGACGCGCACAGCCTGTGGCTGTTTCTCTACACCTGCCGGGAGGTGGACCTGAACCCCACCATCGAGCGGCTGTTCTCCACCCCCACCACCAACCTCTTCAGCAGCCAGACCACCCACAGCCAGCTGCCCGGCATTGCCCAGCAGCTGCGGCTGCTGATGGAAGAGAATGAACAGCACCCCCTGCCGGATTACAGCCAGATGCTCGGCGCGGCGCGTGCGATGCCTGCCGCTGCGGGCGCGCTCCCTCCGGTACGGGCTGCCCTCGTCCCCCTGGTCGCCGTCCCGCCGCTGCCAGCGGTCGCTGCGTCTCCGGAGCCGGCGCCCGCGCCCACCCTGATCTGGCAGCCCCACCCACTCGGCAGACAGCCGACTTCGGAGGAGCGTGCACCATGA
- the bcsQ gene encoding cellulose biosynthesis protein BcsQ codes for MRLIALTAAAGGAGCTTVAAHVALMLQTMGHACLALELHPRNQLGVHLGLPYPVQSGWAAPAAQGRWWGDCAVAAANGLLFLPYGPSNMAQQLQLSQQWLDQPQWLHTQLQGLALPADTLVIADVGRPTSALAWQALAIADAVLCCTTPALDSVHALAPLHAGLPAAAGPDRFRILTSRIDARRLSHQRGIALLHAHWKAHLLDDVVHEDEAVPESWAEGSPVQLHAPHALSSHDLQGVAHSLHLWLTAPPPGAPA; via the coding sequence ATGCGACTGATTGCACTGACGGCCGCTGCCGGCGGCGCGGGCTGCACCACGGTCGCGGCCCATGTGGCACTGATGCTGCAGACCATGGGCCACGCCTGCCTGGCGCTGGAGCTGCATCCACGCAACCAGCTGGGGGTGCACCTGGGACTGCCCTACCCGGTGCAAAGCGGCTGGGCGGCGCCTGCCGCGCAAGGCCGGTGGTGGGGGGATTGCGCCGTCGCCGCAGCCAACGGCCTGCTGTTCCTGCCCTATGGCCCCAGCAACATGGCACAGCAGCTGCAGCTGTCACAGCAGTGGCTGGACCAGCCCCAGTGGCTGCACACCCAGCTGCAGGGCCTGGCACTGCCGGCGGACACCCTGGTCATTGCCGACGTGGGCCGGCCCACCTCTGCACTGGCCTGGCAGGCGCTGGCCATCGCCGATGCGGTGCTGTGCTGCACCACGCCGGCGCTGGACAGCGTGCATGCGCTGGCGCCATTGCATGCGGGCCTGCCCGCGGCGGCCGGGCCCGACCGGTTCCGCATCCTGACCAGCCGCATCGACGCCCGGCGCCTCAGCCACCAGCGCGGCATTGCCTTGCTGCACGCCCACTGGAAGGCGCATCTGCTGGACGACGTGGTCCATGAAGACGAAGCCGTGCCGGAAAGCTGGGCCGAAGGCAGCCCGGTGCAGCTGCATGCACCCCACGCCCTGTCCTCCCATGACCTGCAGGGGGTGGCACACAGCCTGCACCTGTGGCTGACGGCCCCACCACCGGGGGCGCCCGCATGA
- the bcsA gene encoding UDP-forming cellulose synthase catalytic subunit has translation MADGPTTGGARMSRGQHTLAWLANQLRVDQPAQLGSWVWRLFVYRSAATPWQPVTAGEVPDPLQWLARHLDVPRNASLWQWLLRLVVRPGPAPGTLTPAMRAISWVLHAVGWLLHRTLATVWHLLAWPMNQMLRLLGALGRRVNRWQLGPQAEQLVAPVLQRKGMPQLVLALGGAIILLVITTPMNGYGQFIFLVLAWMLSIVLRQIQGRFAALALATISLVAMGRYAWWRLSHTLTFDTWLEAMLGYGLLAAEAYTWLVVVLGFIQTAWPLHRRPAPLVGEPDAWPTVDVFIPTYNEPLEVVRPTVLAALALDWPADKLRVYILDDGKREEVRTFAEEFGVDYITRPDNLHAKAGNLNHALAMTHGDLVAIFDCDHIPVNSFLRTAVGWFQRDPQCAMLQTPHHFFSPDPFERNLGTFRRVPNEGALFYGLIQDGNDFWNATFFCGSCAVLRRGPLMEVGGIAVETVTEDAHTALKLHRRGYRTAYIRDIQAAGLATESLSAHIGQRIRWARGMAQIFRVDNPFLGKGLDLWQRICYGNAMLHFFFGLPRLVFLTAPMAYLFFGLHIISTSSMLLLLYLIPYIVQATIANAHIQGPYRHTFWAEVYETVLAWYITLPTTVALIAPKLGKFNVTAKGGLVEEAYFDSHISRPYVLLVLLNLSALLFGLWHLFFSEQRDTVALLLNLVWTLYSVFMLGAAMGVAGETRQVRRMHRVATELQTVLYLPSGHTLPAQCHDFSLSGLGLRLAPGQAISAGMHIDVGLWSEGQEHTFPAQVTSHNSEGIMGLQFGDMTHQQQIALVQCTFARAEAWKGWSNTYEANNSAHTLRDMLQMSGKGYRVLLAYLLGQLRGLWKAPTPVPTPLPAPAHTPLNYASYQAAQVHAP, from the coding sequence GTGGCTGACGGCCCCACCACCGGGGGCGCCCGCATGAGCCGGGGACAGCACACCCTGGCGTGGCTGGCCAACCAGCTGCGCGTCGACCAGCCCGCCCAGCTGGGGTCCTGGGTGTGGCGCCTGTTTGTCTACCGCTCCGCCGCCACGCCCTGGCAACCGGTCACGGCAGGTGAAGTGCCCGACCCTCTGCAATGGCTGGCGCGGCACCTGGATGTCCCGCGCAACGCCAGCCTCTGGCAATGGCTGCTGCGCCTGGTGGTCCGCCCCGGCCCGGCCCCGGGCACCCTGACACCGGCCATGCGCGCCATCAGCTGGGTGCTGCATGCCGTCGGCTGGCTGCTGCACCGGACCCTGGCCACGGTCTGGCACCTCCTGGCCTGGCCCATGAACCAGATGCTGCGGCTGCTGGGCGCCCTGGGCCGGCGTGTAAACCGATGGCAGCTGGGCCCGCAGGCCGAACAGCTGGTCGCCCCGGTGCTGCAGCGCAAAGGCATGCCCCAGCTCGTGCTGGCCCTGGGGGGCGCCATCATCCTGCTGGTCATCACCACCCCCATGAATGGCTACGGCCAGTTCATCTTTCTGGTCCTGGCATGGATGCTGTCCATCGTGCTGCGCCAGATCCAGGGGCGATTTGCCGCACTGGCCCTGGCCACCATCAGCCTGGTCGCCATGGGCCGCTATGCCTGGTGGCGGCTGAGCCACACCCTGACCTTCGATACCTGGCTGGAAGCCATGCTGGGCTACGGCCTGCTGGCGGCCGAGGCCTACACCTGGCTGGTCGTCGTGCTGGGCTTCATCCAGACCGCCTGGCCCTTGCACCGCCGGCCTGCCCCGCTGGTAGGCGAACCGGATGCCTGGCCCACGGTGGATGTCTTCATCCCCACCTACAACGAACCGCTGGAAGTGGTGCGGCCCACCGTGCTGGCCGCGCTGGCCCTGGACTGGCCGGCCGACAAGCTGCGTGTCTACATCCTGGACGACGGCAAGCGCGAGGAGGTACGCACCTTTGCCGAAGAGTTCGGCGTGGACTACATCACCCGCCCGGACAACCTTCACGCCAAGGCCGGCAACCTCAACCACGCGCTCGCCATGACGCACGGGGATCTGGTGGCCATCTTCGACTGCGACCACATCCCGGTGAACAGCTTCCTGCGCACCGCCGTGGGCTGGTTCCAGCGCGACCCGCAGTGCGCCATGCTGCAGACGCCACACCATTTCTTCTCACCCGACCCGTTCGAACGCAACCTCGGCACCTTCCGCCGCGTCCCCAACGAAGGGGCCCTGTTCTACGGGCTGATCCAGGATGGCAACGACTTCTGGAACGCCACCTTCTTCTGCGGCTCCTGCGCCGTGCTGCGGCGCGGCCCGCTGATGGAGGTGGGAGGGATTGCCGTGGAAACCGTCACCGAAGACGCCCACACCGCCCTCAAGCTGCACCGGCGTGGCTACCGCACCGCCTATATCCGCGACATCCAGGCCGCCGGTCTGGCCACCGAAAGCCTGTCCGCCCACATCGGCCAGCGCATCCGCTGGGCACGCGGCATGGCCCAGATCTTCCGGGTAGACAACCCTTTCCTGGGCAAGGGCCTGGATCTCTGGCAGCGCATCTGCTACGGCAATGCCATGCTGCACTTCTTCTTCGGGCTGCCGCGGCTGGTCTTCCTGACCGCTCCCATGGCCTACCTGTTCTTCGGGCTGCACATCATCTCCACCTCGTCGATGCTGCTGCTGCTCTACCTGATTCCCTACATCGTGCAGGCCACCATCGCCAACGCCCACATCCAGGGCCCGTACCGCCACACCTTCTGGGCCGAGGTCTACGAGACCGTGCTGGCCTGGTACATCACCCTGCCCACCACGGTGGCGCTGATCGCGCCCAAGCTGGGCAAGTTCAACGTCACCGCCAAGGGCGGCCTGGTGGAAGAGGCCTATTTCGACAGCCATATCTCGCGCCCCTATGTGCTGCTGGTGCTGCTCAACCTGTCCGCCCTGCTGTTCGGGCTGTGGCACCTGTTCTTCTCCGAGCAGCGCGATACCGTGGCCCTGCTGCTGAACCTGGTGTGGACGCTCTACAGCGTCTTCATGCTGGGCGCGGCCATGGGGGTGGCTGGCGAAACCCGCCAGGTGCGGCGCATGCACCGTGTGGCCACCGAGCTGCAGACCGTGCTGTACCTGCCCTCCGGCCACACCCTGCCCGCGCAGTGCCATGACTTCTCGCTCAGCGGACTGGGACTGCGGCTGGCACCGGGCCAGGCCATCAGCGCCGGCATGCACATCGACGTGGGCCTGTGGTCTGAGGGACAGGAGCACACCTTCCCGGCCCAGGTCACCTCGCACAACAGCGAGGGCATCATGGGCCTGCAGTTTGGGGACATGACGCACCAGCAGCAGATCGCGCTGGTGCAATGCACCTTCGCCCGCGCCGAAGCCTGGAAAGGCTGGAGCAACACCTATGAAGCCAACAACAGTGCCCACACGCTGCGCGACATGCTGCAGATGAGCGGCAAGGGTTACCGCGTGCTGCTGGCGTACCTGCTTGGCCAGTTGCGCGGCCTGTGGAAGGCGCCCACTCCAGTCCCCACCCCGTTGCCTGCGCCTGCGCACACGCCGCTGAACTACGCCAGCTACCAGGCGGCACAGGTGCATGCGCCATGA